The genome window TTGGTAATCTCACATTTCCAACGGTATCAAGATTTCAGAATATAGGAGTAATCTGAATACCACATCTTTTTTGAATAAACTTACATTCTCTTGTCGATGtgatattttttacaatttcacCCCATTTTTTAAtgactttaatttaattttcttaaaccaaaataaaattataataaaactaacaaatcaaattttctattttttatgtaatCTTCAAGTAAATCAACTAtgcttatttaattattataagttgagaaaatttaatatttaattattttattaaattttgaaatattaattttataacaatttatctTTTTCTTATCATTTAGGTCGGGTGaagctagaaaatttttgagGGGACCGAAATTAAATGGTATacttttacgataataaaaatgtaattttaccattttaatagcctatatctttataatttttaaaagattaaatcaaatttttattacaaatttaaatttttaaggggtctatatagaaaatttccattttaaggggTCGGGGCTCCTGCCAGACCCTTTGCATTCGCCACTGATTTTGGTCAAATTTACCATCAAACCATCAAAAGAAGCTCTAGTTGTTTACTTCTCCTCTTCAATTCTAGTTGATTTATGCTAaaaaatgtatatgaaattaatttattaccgATACTTTAATGAAATGCGCTTTTAAGTAACCTTAGATTTCATGAACCAAGCAATAAAAGCTTGCATGTCCATTAATATGCTAAGTAATGTATGTTCTTGTAATCATATTATCATAAGTACATTCTTTAAACAAGATTTGGATTTAGATTTAATACATTAGTGTGTaactaaattcaattttattttcttggcaGGGTATAAAACTATTCACTACATGagaacaaatataaaaatagcaaAACCAAGCTGACCAGACACTTTTCTAATTTGCAAAAGCTGATGATTGCTTGTTTGTCCAGCATTCAAACATTTTTGTCCATCCtatgattatatatgttttctgTTCTTTGAACACTGCCATGAATGACTTTTGATACAGTAAATCCTCCATCAGTTTTGacctaaaacaaaatcaaataccaTAAAGTTTTCAATGATTTTGATTATCCCATGCTAATTCCCCTTAGCTTTGTTGTCAATGTTTGCCTGttaacagtaaaaaaaaatttaacctttcATTAACCGGGCACCCGAAAACCGGATTCTATTCGATTGATTCATGCGATCATTCTTAAAAACTAACATTCCATTAAGCCTTAATTAACTCATGTTGTAATTAGTTTTACTTTACAATGAAACCCAGACAGGAATGTTGGAATAATTAGACGTTTGCATGTGAAGTaaaaaattgagacaaaaatCCTTGATAACTCTGGGAGAGAAATGTTGATGAAGAAACAACTAAGGATTATGGGTATGATTTCATGTTGCTACAAATTCACCCCAACACCATCATCCTTTGATGAGTGCCACCAATTATATTCTATCCAAACATTTTGAAACACACTCCAATTCACAATCAAACACTAGTTAATGAATCTGGTTATATaggtgatatatatatacacacatatacatattaCATGTGGTTGATGAATAAGATTGTTTCTGAAAATGATAGTGTAGTTGTTTTCATAATTTGGCTTGCTTGTAGCAACATatatggtaaaaatatcatgaagGTGTTTATACTAAGttttagattgcattttgttccCTCGCAAATTAATTCCTGTATATATATCAAAGTAAATGAACCagtttttaattatagaaacggatcattttttttaccataaagatcaatttactttttatctaACCTACAAGGACCAATTTACCCATTTTTCGAGTAGAAAgagcaaaatacaatctaactcaTAATGGAAAGGCttctataatacttttacctagCATACTTTGATAAGTAATTGGAAAACCAATTAATAACAactaattcaaataataacaatggATTCAATAAATTGTATGAATCAAACTAAAAATCCCACAAATTGGACTTCTAAATGGTTTTAAaagcattttaaaaattgttgatCCAGATTGATATTTTTGAAGTGGTTACGACCGTCCAGAAAAGTCTTATAGAAGAGTTTAATTCGGTCTCAAATTCTTCATTGGAATATTTATTACATACCCAAAGAAGAGAACCAGGAAGCAAATAATCTGGCCAAGATGGCTCACTTTGGAAGCCGAAGATTgcaaatatttgaaatattccCGTTTGGAGAGTTAGGCTTGTTAATGTAATTTGGTTCTTGTAATCTCTTCTTTTATCACCAAaaaagcattttaaaaataCCTTGATGCTACTAATGGTATATCTGTTTGATTAAACAAGTTAGTGGCTTACTTTACTCtcaaaagggaaaaagaagaagctaagACAGTGTTCATTTGTACTCATCAATGAATGGAACAACAGTGATTGGAACTGATTGAAAGAGAGTTTGCAATGGCTGTAgtaaaatatcaaaagaaatGGGATAATTGGATATTTAAGCTtatcaattattaataatttaatttaaatcctgttaaaattaaaaaaagaaaagaaagtaaatttGCTTCGCCACAGCCTTGTATATCGtatcaaaaaaagaagaagaaagattttAGAcaagatatatatgtatatatcatcaccatcatcatcttATTTCACTTCATTATATGCCTGCAATCATGATTCTTGGTTGCCTCACCCGCATGCCTTTCCcacttctctctctctctaaaaACTTCCCTATAAAACCCACTCTCTCCACTTCTTCTTCAATCTTCatccctctctctctctattttcctcccttttGATCCATTTTCCCAACTTCCACTTTGGGTTTTCCTTGTTCTTTTTTTCGATTTGGtcgagggtttttttttttttagcaatGGCTGTTTCAGGTTTCGAAGGGTTTGAGAAACGCTTAGAGCTCCATTTCTTTGGGGACGATAATGATCCAACGGTCACCACAATGGGACTTAGGCTGCTTGATTTTGAATCACTGGAAAATGTGTTACGTGTCGTTCAATGCACTGTCGTTTCGGCTGTCGGGAACCATTTCTTCGATGCTTACGTGTTGTCTGAATCCAGTTTGTTTGTTTACCCCACTAAGATCATCATCAAAACATGTGGGACCACTCAGTTACTCAAATCGATTCGGCCGTTGATTCACTTGGCCAAAAATCTCGGCCTTACGATATGCGGGTGTAGGTACACCCGAGGTACTTTCATCTTCCCTAAATCACAGCCTTTCCCTCATATTAACTTCAAACAAGAAGTTATTTACATTGAAGAAAATCTCCCCAACAATCTTTGCTTTCGAAAAGCTTCCGTTATGCCTTCCAAGAACCCTTCCTATTCGTGGCATGTTTTCTCCTCCGCTTCTGACAATGGAGCTCATTTCTCCGACGGTGAATTCACCGTCGAAGTTTGCATGACGGAGCTCGACCGAGTCTTGGCTCGGAAATTCTTCAAAACCGGTGGAGACTCAGCTGCTAAAGAAATGACCGACTTGACTGGGATCGGCAACATTAACCCTCGAGCTTTGATTTGCGATTTCGTGTTTGATCCTTGTGGGTACTCCATGAATGGCGTCGACGGTGATCGGTACTCCACGATCCATGTCACACCTGAAGATGGGTTCAGTTACGCTAGCTTCGAGTATGTTGGGTCCGTTTACGATGACCAAGACGACATTGTTGAGACCTTGAAGAAGGCGGTTCAAGTTTTCAAGCCGGCGACGGTTTCTGTTTCAACGACGAGCCATCGCCGTGAAGTTTGGACCAGGGTAGCTCATGCCATGGAACCATTAGGACTCAAATGCCGGAGTTTCGCTATGGATGAGTTCCCCACCGCCGGTACTGTCGTCTTCCAAACGTTCACGGCGGCTCGCCGGAAATAAAACCAGAAAAAGACGTCATCAACAACAACGACAACAACAAAGGTAGATAAAACGTTAAAACCAGTGAAGTAGAGAGGTTTAGTTGGGGgaattttttgtatgaaaaaTCTAGGGGTTaagaaaaaaggtaaaattctGGTTTTGGTCCCTCAATTATACTCAAATTTTGGATTTattctctatattttaatttgacataatgtgatcttttaattttataatatcattaattagttcaaatagttaacataattaactatttttatcaaaatgttaatgttgatttttttcttaaaatatcatTTCCAACTCATTGAATGGAGGAggtaattttaagaaaaaaatcatataagcATTGGAACGGTTGATTGTGTTagttatttgattaattaattataataaaatagataacTAAATTATGTGAACTTAAAAtacatggattaaatttaaatattgagtATAGTAGAGGGATCAAAAGTAGAATTTGACCTTAAAGATATAAATATGATGATGTGGATGATTTGATTGGTTGAAAAGGGTGATGAATGTGGGGTTGACTTAAGCTAAAaggtaaaaagtaaaaaaaaaagtaatggtTTTGGATGGATGACGTGGCAGCATCAGAAATGTGGGAAATTGGGATCACCATGATAATGCACCCCACTTAGTTTTGTCACGCCTAAAAGAATTTTGATGTTATATATTTAGTGGGGAGTATGCTCATGgttttttccttgtttttttttttgatggtttatatgaaaatgaaaaattttcttttatatttttgcttttgTCTCTTATTCTTACATCTCGTtatataattatagaaaaaatatcCGGGATTCAGCCCAGAGTCTGATCCCATTAATCctcctatatatataataaaattctaaGGACCCTCTAGAGATGACCATATTTGAACATATTTGAAGTATCTTCTTTCTCTCTACTTCTGGAGTAGAACACTCGTCCAATACCTCATctatttcattttatgtttaattaagtaaaatattcaaattcgACTCTACTCAACTTCATAACAAATTATAATGTCTTATCGATTTAATATTTGTGAACTCTGCATGAGACCCTTCATATACGTTAAAAATCTTTACAATGATTATATACGTAGCTCGCATGCAAATCACCACGTATCATATTATAAAGAAGATTATGAAATAGTCTTTTGTCGTTTTAAAAAGCtagtcaatttcttttcttttcttaatgaaaaaggaaaaagatataCAAGTTGAATTGCTTCATACGTTTGGCCCAACAAAAAACAAGGCCCATAAGTTGATTCCCCTTTCAACAAAAATTCCCGACTTTATCCCTACGAACATTTTATAAACCCGTTAAAGATCAAGTTAGggttaatatatcatttgaCATCTAAGTTTGACTTCAATGTTCAACTTAAATAACATCATGTGGtccaataaatatttgacatgtgTGCTCTAGTCTTATAGATATTGGACTTATGTAAATATATTAGGcttatatttatagttttatagatatataatatatactattattaatCTTGGTTAATCGGTTAATTACCcgatttcaaattaaattaatcaataattgaaatttaaaaaaaaataatcgaCTTCTGATTGAATTATATTCGGTGACCGATCGATTAACCAAACTAATTTGATTTGCTcggttaattttgttttagccGAAATTTGCACACTCTTGCTAATTTTAACtatattatgtaatattttattactaatgATTTATACTTGATCAATGACTAATCATTGGTGACAATGCgtatatatttaatgttataGAGGGATATGTGGATAGCCTACGAAATATAAACTgctaaagtaaataaataaatttgcatatgatggtttttttattaattttattaataattgtgTTGTCATACCCACTTGAACTAACATATTGCAtacaataatttgattttaggttTTGATATTTGTTTAAAGTATTTGTCCTCAAAgtattattgataaattttttataataattaatatttattgtagAATATAAATACGTAGTTATGTAATTACATATCACACTCTTGAAATAATATGGAAAATTACGTGTAATTACATTCTTTCACCAAACATATCTAGTGAATTAGAGTTCCGTACAATTACAAGAGAGTAAAATTATTACcttaataattacattttcatcCAATTACTTTATATGACCaaataaatcctaaaaaaacataaaaggaagaaatgaaaaaaaaattgaattatctCAAAGTTAATGCATTGTTTTAATGGCAAGGTTAAGGTtctaagatttttaaaactacATGATCGAGTCTCACCTTACGTAAATCATGTGTGGATTATCAATCCATATTTATTCTCAGGGGTGAagccaaaaattattttttgggggctgaaattatgtatttttatgtgatttgaaatctaatttcatcattgtattaacttatttatttatagtttttaaaagattaaatttaaaaaatatcatttttaggaTAAAGtgcaatttgatcatttactaatttatagttttataaaattttgtccGATTGGGGGTTGGTAAACTCCTATTAGTATTGCCCCTATTTATTCCGGTTTATGTCTCACCATGTGAGAGCTTTGTAAATACACTTTGATTTAGGTTCAAGAATATTTTTGTTAGCAATCCAATCGTGTTTTATAATAATCAATTCTAATTATAGTTATTAGAATGCATTCTTTGTAATTGTAATTGTGGCTATACTTGTAACTTAAactaaatttgtatatattaattgaaatataatacaattacaaattaatttctttagaaATAGCCTGATTTGAATTATGTtgtataaaagaataattttataactaactaaatttaatttaattaaaatatttctatttttatttttacttcttttaacaattaaatctcTTTTATTTGACTACTTTGTGAtacatgattatttttattttctctagaAATCATGCTTGAAACTAGAATAATTGTgggatatatattttaatttttatataatttatttcaccaaaattgaaaatgatcCCCATAAAACAATTACttcaccaaaaatttaatttgacaaaaatttgaaaaagaggcacctaattcttttaaaaataaattattttatataaaaataaaagagcgTTTCTCCGCCtactaaaaccttaaaaatttctaattttttgtgggtaaattacaccaacaatcactcaattttgagaaaataataaaacagtcactcaattttaggaaaataacaaaacagtcacccgctaatattttttattacagGCTAACGGAATAGGTGATGTGGTAGTTAACTTGCCACGTTGGACATTTTCCTGTCATCCCTCTTACACGCCACCTCCcattaaacaacaaaaacaaaaagagaacaTGTGGCtttttcaccatttttcttCATCCCTCTCATCTCTCTCACCACCACCTTTGACATTGGCCACCTCTACAAGCCCACTATCATTTAATCACCACACCAACATCACTCACTGTCACTCCTTTGCCAAGACACCACCACCAAATCCCAACCCCTAAACATTCTAGAACCGTGAAATcccaaccaaaaacaaaaataccaaaTAGTAAGCATCCAGAATCAAACTAGCTAAAATAGAACAAGAATTTCAAATTGGTCTACATCAAAAGagagaagtaaaaaaaattaaaaaggaaagagaataaaaaaagaagaaacccACACCCATTTCGGGTTTTACGGGTTGGAGGCCACCAGTTCGAAGATCCAAGCGGTCAAGAGTCATGGTTGGTCGAAGAAGAGCTATGGCCAAAATATGGTGGTGATCCGATGGTGGACGGCGAAGATTTGTTAAAGCCTTATTCGAAGATATGAGATTTTAATCTCTGGATTTTGAAGGCCTATTGGGAAAAATGAGATTTTAGAATAGGCAAAGATGAGCCATTTGGTGATAATGATTGGCCGGAGAAGGCCATGAACGACGACGACtagagttaaaaaaaaagaaaaaaaaaaggagaagaaaagaaaaaaaaaggggacaAAGATTCAACAGAGTCGCTTAGGACACAAAGATTCAAAGGGACAGCAACGAACTGGGTGGTAGATCTACCTTGGAGGAACAAAACGACCATAGCGAGAGtatctccatttcttttatttttcttcttctactgCCGAGCCCAGCTAGGGTTCTTTAATTGGGGTTGTTTCCATCATGGGAAGCCAAGGTGACCATTAAACATGACAGGTCAACTTTCCGTTATAGACATAACGGAAAATGATTACCAATgactgatttgttattttttctaaAGTTTAGTGACTGAGTTGTAACTTTTCAAAGTTGAGTGGTTGGTTTGTTATTTTACTCAAAGTTAAGTGGCTAATGGTGTACTTtacctttctttattttcttttaacattatcatatttctctcaaatttatcttattcTCTCAAAGACCCTAGAATTTCTTCGAGAAAGTGatcaatcttttaatatttttaggtggGTCTTCTAATTTGGTAAtaactttctcttcttttctagttttattgattaatctttagaaattttagaattgtGGATTTTCTTGTGATAGTTTAGAATCTTTATGCAAGATTccgttatttatttattgaataattttgGAATATTGATTTTGTATGATATTACTAACATCTTGATTGGgtaattattttaatggttAACTAATAcaaattcttcaagaaattaagattgattgtatttatataatcttaaatttcttaaatattgaTCGAATTGTAGCATTCTTATTTAGaaattgttgttattattgtgATTATTGTGAATCTTGTAGTTGAATATTGACATGTAGCATGCTCATGACAACAAAAAAATacttaagtgatttttattttgtaaaagaaaattactaaattgtATGGTTAACAggaatagaaaaatattttgaatgaaagtttaattttaaattttaaattttaaatatttttattttccaaagattttaattttaaattttaaattttaagaagtacaactaaattgatagaatgtgtaaagttgaggactaaatttattaaatgatttaaaattaagactaaattgataaatattataaatattgaagggctaaatttactattatactaaaaaataaaaaccaacgTCACTGATTTAAGGAGTAGccatc of Gossypium raimondii isolate GPD5lz chromosome 3, ASM2569854v1, whole genome shotgun sequence contains these proteins:
- the LOC105796794 gene encoding S-adenosylmethionine decarboxylase proenzyme 4 — encoded protein: MAVSGFEGFEKRLELHFFGDDNDPTVTTMGLRLLDFESLENVLRVVQCTVVSAVGNHFFDAYVLSESSLFVYPTKIIIKTCGTTQLLKSIRPLIHLAKNLGLTICGCRYTRGTFIFPKSQPFPHINFKQEVIYIEENLPNNLCFRKASVMPSKNPSYSWHVFSSASDNGAHFSDGEFTVEVCMTELDRVLARKFFKTGGDSAAKEMTDLTGIGNINPRALICDFVFDPCGYSMNGVDGDRYSTIHVTPEDGFSYASFEYVGSVYDDQDDIVETLKKAVQVFKPATVSVSTTSHRREVWTRVAHAMEPLGLKCRSFAMDEFPTAGTVVFQTFTAARRK